Proteins encoded within one genomic window of Desulforegulaceae bacterium:
- a CDS encoding LD-carboxypeptidase gives MVFKRLFQSLEKGDKIGIASVSGKTDLKATLNGEKFLEDLGYSLVYSDNIEKSRRYMSGSDDQRLEGFLSLLRQEDIKGIIFARGGYGVLRIINRIDFSEIEQFNGFFMGYSDNSILLNLIAEKTENIVFHGPNLSELEKSDSVFLENIFKGKIFKELSTKPIFINPGKASGILGGGNLTSLSSLCGTGYLPDFRNKVLFIEDVNEPPYKIDRMLTQMRLCGCFREIRGVVAGSFEGCGKMELIFEILLENFKNIPFVFLNCFGHGSTNNPLVLGEKIEIDSFSKRVVYV, from the coding sequence ATGGTTTTTAAAAGGCTTTTTCAATCCCTTGAAAAGGGTGATAAAATTGGTATAGCTTCTGTTTCCGGTAAAACCGATCTAAAAGCAACATTAAATGGGGAAAAATTTTTGGAAGACCTAGGATATTCCCTGGTTTACTCAGATAATATTGAAAAATCCAGAAGGTATATGTCAGGCAGTGATGATCAAAGGCTTGAGGGTTTTTTAAGCCTTTTAAGGCAAGAAGATATTAAAGGTATAATTTTTGCTAGGGGAGGATACGGGGTCTTACGAATAATTAACAGGATAGATTTTTCTGAAATTGAACAATTTAATGGTTTTTTTATGGGTTATAGTGATAATTCAATTCTTTTGAATTTGATAGCTGAGAAAACTGAAAATATTGTTTTTCATGGTCCAAATTTATCTGAATTGGAAAAATCAGATTCAGTCTTCCTTGAAAATATATTCAAAGGTAAAATTTTTAAAGAATTATCAACTAAGCCTATCTTTATTAATCCTGGCAAAGCCAGTGGAATTCTTGGAGGAGGTAATCTTACTTCCCTTTCAAGTCTTTGCGGAACAGGCTATCTTCCTGATTTTAGAAATAAGGTTTTGTTTATTGAAGATGTTAATGAGCCACCCTATAAAATTGATAGAATGCTAACTCAAATGCGTCTTTGTGGATGTTTCAGGGAGATAAGAGGAGTAGTAGCCGGCAGCTTTGAGGGATGTGGCAAGATGGAGCTTATTTTTGAAATCCTTTTGGAAAACTTCAAAAATATTCCCTTTGTTTTTTTAAATTGTTTTGGCCACGGTTCAACAAATAACCCCCTGGTGTTGGGTGAAAAGATTGAAATCGACTCATTTTCCAAAAGAGTAGTTTATGTATAA
- a CDS encoding serine hydrolase, which produces MYNFERVDDFFLKALEKKVFTGASVLAAENSEIMFYKSYGYNCDKKEEKTTLKTVFDLASLTKPLATAICFQLLWQEGKISPDNYVSKFVQGFDKNGKNFIKLENLLLHNSGLPAHKHYYEKLCFLPFDERENARIGWISREALISLPGTKTLYSDLGFMVLKNILEKVSGMNISQYIKNNFYDKVGSELFYGSKIKKNLKDFCSTGFSSFRKRHLKGEVNDDNAFSIGGEDGHSGLFGTCIDIHCVLNELVGSFLGAGNKVLKNDFTEKMLKIRKNRRALGFDGKSYSNSSCGDSFSLNTVGHLGFTGTSFWVDLEFNRWIILLTNRVFCGDNNEKIKEFRPKLHNLISNLV; this is translated from the coding sequence ATGTATAATTTTGAAAGAGTGGACGATTTTTTTTTAAAAGCCCTTGAAAAAAAAGTCTTTACAGGAGCTTCAGTTCTTGCGGCAGAAAATTCTGAAATAATGTTTTATAAAAGTTACGGTTACAATTGTGATAAAAAAGAAGAAAAAACAACCTTAAAAACAGTTTTTGATCTTGCATCACTAACTAAACCGCTTGCTACTGCAATTTGTTTTCAATTACTTTGGCAGGAAGGGAAAATTTCTCCAGATAATTATGTTTCAAAGTTTGTTCAGGGTTTTGACAAAAATGGGAAAAATTTTATAAAGCTTGAGAATTTACTCCTTCACAATTCCGGCCTTCCAGCCCACAAACATTATTATGAAAAACTTTGTTTCCTTCCATTTGATGAAAGGGAAAATGCAAGGATTGGCTGGATATCAAGGGAGGCTTTGATCAGTCTTCCGGGAACAAAAACCTTGTATAGTGATCTTGGCTTTATGGTTCTCAAAAACATTCTTGAAAAAGTTTCCGGGATGAATATTTCACAATATATTAAAAATAATTTTTATGACAAGGTTGGATCTGAGTTGTTTTATGGGTCAAAAATTAAAAAAAATTTAAAAGATTTTTGCTCAACCGGATTTTCATCTTTCAGGAAAAGACATCTTAAAGGCGAAGTAAATGATGACAATGCCTTTTCCATTGGAGGAGAAGACGGGCATTCAGGGCTTTTTGGTACCTGTATTGATATTCATTGTGTTTTAAATGAGCTGGTTGGTTCATTTTTAGGAGCTGGAAATAAAGTTTTAAAAAACGATTTTACTGAAAAAATGCTCAAAATAAGAAAAAACAGAAGAGCTTTAGGTTTTGATGGAAAGTCCTATTCAAATTCTTCCTGTGGTGATTCTTTCTCATTAAATACTGTGGGACATCTTGGCTTTACCGGGACTTCTTTTTGGGTGGATCTGGAGTTTAACCGGTGGATAATATTGTTGACAAATAGGGTGTTTTGCGGGGATAACAATGAGAAAATAAAAGAGTTTAGGCCAAAGCTTCATAATTTAATCTCTAATCTGGTCTAA